From Cucumis melo cultivar AY chromosome 1, USDA_Cmelo_AY_1.0, whole genome shotgun sequence, a single genomic window includes:
- the LOC103492752 gene encoding uncharacterized protein LOC103492752 isoform X2, whose translation MEEFGTLGIYGSSTMRRKRSRPSRRPRLESQQLGEGIDPSPSSSTPPSDDAVKFSSDENGCGDGTPGRKELSLNQCVSRGSSASGPESEHFLKRSKKDGSFSSYYRSEPGRSANDSKRSSEGVLAPANWRSTSKASDGMESESSSIDPYGGRYGGESSSSGQKGLYVEELANDNKVKKVKLRVGGVTRTIQANSPPNGTSKGNSQPSDGHRQQHKHNFQENFNGNHSPSERRGGLHGVPWRDFSTGGFGLEKEETLTGKMPGRNSAGKHGAESLRKSKRASKKRVLDGDFDDDDDDEIRYLEKLRTSKAYAGYRDDGEEPSKKQRKLSSISSMENYGASKHKVRSDMASDDKDYEEEEESVSDGDADGNHKKQRKESIDTLMEGKREITLTTRQRALQSSKDASSARGGSLIEFPNGLPPAPPRKQKEKLTDVEQQLKKAEAAQRRRMQVEKAARESEAEAIRKILGQDSSRKKREDKMKKRQEELAQEKAANAQKLLSNTIRWVMGPSGTVVTFPNDMGFPSIFESRPCSYPPLRENCAGPSCSNPYKYRDSKSKLPLCSLVCYKAIQEQLTETTC comes from the exons ATGGAAGAGTTTGGGACTTTGGGGATTTATGGAAGCTCTACTATGAGGCGGAAAAGGAGTCGCCCTTCTCGTCGGCCTCGACTTGAGTCACAGCAATTAGGCGAAGGTATAGATCCTTCCCCTTCATCTTCGACGCCACCTTCAGATGATGCAGTCAAGTTCTCCAGTGATGAGAATGGTTGTGGTGATGGTACTCCTGGGAGAAAAGAATTAAGCCTCAATCAATGTGTATCTAGAGGCTCTTCTGCTAGTGGACCTGAAAGTGaacattttcttaaaagaaGCAAAAAAGATGGAAGTTTCAGTTCATATTATCGGAGTGAACCTGGACGAAGTGCTAATGATAGTAAACGTAGCAGCGAAGGCGTCCTTGCCCCTGCTAATTGGAGAAGCACCAGCAAGGCGTCTGATGGTATGGAATCGGAGTCAAGCAGCATCGATCCATATGGTGGAAGGTATGGTGGTGAAAGTTCAAGTTCTGGACAGAAAGGACTTTATGTTGAAGAATTAGCGAATGATAACAAGGTTAAGAAGGTAAAACTTAGGGTTGGTGGGGTCACCCGTACTATTCAAGCCAATTCCCCTCCCAATGGCACATCTAAAGGCAATTCTCAACCTTCAGATGGTCATAGGCAGCAACACAAGCATAACTTTCAG GAAAACTTTAATGGAAATCATTCCCCTTCAGAAAGAAGGGGCGGTTTGCATGGAGTTCCATGGAGAGACTTTTCTACGGGTGGTTTTGGTCTTGAAAAGGAGGAAACATTGACAGGGAAGATGCCTGGGAGGAATTCTGCTGGGAAGCATGGAGCAGAGTCACTCCGGAAGAGTAAAAGAGCTTCAAAGAAGCGTGTTCTTGATGGAGATTttgacgacgacgacgacgatgaGATACGGTATTTGGAGAAGCTTAGAACTTCGAAGGCTTATGCAGGGTACCGTGATGATGGTGAAGAACCAAGCAAGAAGCAGCGGAAACTGTCCAGCATTTCTAGTATGGAGAATTACGGTGCATCAAAGCATAAGGTAAGATCAGATATGGCTTCTGATGACAAAGAttatgaggaagaagaagagtcGGTATCTGACGGTGATGCTGATGGTAATCATAAGAAGCAGAGGAAGGAATCCATCGACACATTGATGGAGGGTAAGAGAGAAATTACTCTTACCACACGTCAGAGAGCTCTTCAGTCTAGCAAAGATGCATCATCTGCTCGAGGTGGTAGTTTAATTGAATTTCCGAATGGTTTACCACCTGCTCCACCCAGAA AGCAAAAAGAGAAACTCACTGATGTAGAACAGCAACTCAAGAAGGCAGAAGCTGCTCAGAGACGGAGGATGCAAGTAGAGAAGGCTGCTAGGGAATCTGAG GCTGAGGCAATCAGGAAGATACTCGGTCAAGATTCAAGCCGGAAGAAACGGGAAGATAAAATGAAGAAACGCCAGGAAGAATTAGCTCAG GAGAAGGCTGCAAATGCTCAGAAGCTCTTATCAAACACCATCAGATGGGTCATGGGTCCTTCCGGTACTGTGGTGACCTTTCCAAACGATATGGGATTTCCAAGCATATTTGAATCTCGGCCCTGCAG CTATCCACCCCTGCGTGAAAACTGTGCGGGTCCATCGTGTTCAAATCCGTATAAGTATCGAGATTCGAAGTCGAAGCTTCCTCTTTGCAGTCTTGTGTGTTACAAAGCAATTCAAGAGCAGTTAACAGAAACTACCTGCTAG
- the LOC103492752 gene encoding uncharacterized protein LOC103492752 isoform X1: MEEFGTLGIYGSSTMRRKRSRPSRRPRLESQQLGEGIDPSPSSSTPPSDDAVKFSSDENGCGDGTPGRKELSLNQCVSRGSSASGPESEHFLKRSKKDGSFSSYYRSEPGRSANDSKRSSEGVLAPANWRSTSKASDGMESESSSIDPYGGRYGGESSSSGQKGLYVEELANDNKVKKVKLRVGGVTRTIQANSPPNGTSKGNSQPSDGHRQQHKHNFQQENFNGNHSPSERRGGLHGVPWRDFSTGGFGLEKEETLTGKMPGRNSAGKHGAESLRKSKRASKKRVLDGDFDDDDDDEIRYLEKLRTSKAYAGYRDDGEEPSKKQRKLSSISSMENYGASKHKVRSDMASDDKDYEEEEESVSDGDADGNHKKQRKESIDTLMEGKREITLTTRQRALQSSKDASSARGGSLIEFPNGLPPAPPRKQKEKLTDVEQQLKKAEAAQRRRMQVEKAARESEAEAIRKILGQDSSRKKREDKMKKRQEELAQEKAANAQKLLSNTIRWVMGPSGTVVTFPNDMGFPSIFESRPCSYPPLRENCAGPSCSNPYKYRDSKSKLPLCSLVCYKAIQEQLTETTC, translated from the exons ATGGAAGAGTTTGGGACTTTGGGGATTTATGGAAGCTCTACTATGAGGCGGAAAAGGAGTCGCCCTTCTCGTCGGCCTCGACTTGAGTCACAGCAATTAGGCGAAGGTATAGATCCTTCCCCTTCATCTTCGACGCCACCTTCAGATGATGCAGTCAAGTTCTCCAGTGATGAGAATGGTTGTGGTGATGGTACTCCTGGGAGAAAAGAATTAAGCCTCAATCAATGTGTATCTAGAGGCTCTTCTGCTAGTGGACCTGAAAGTGaacattttcttaaaagaaGCAAAAAAGATGGAAGTTTCAGTTCATATTATCGGAGTGAACCTGGACGAAGTGCTAATGATAGTAAACGTAGCAGCGAAGGCGTCCTTGCCCCTGCTAATTGGAGAAGCACCAGCAAGGCGTCTGATGGTATGGAATCGGAGTCAAGCAGCATCGATCCATATGGTGGAAGGTATGGTGGTGAAAGTTCAAGTTCTGGACAGAAAGGACTTTATGTTGAAGAATTAGCGAATGATAACAAGGTTAAGAAGGTAAAACTTAGGGTTGGTGGGGTCACCCGTACTATTCAAGCCAATTCCCCTCCCAATGGCACATCTAAAGGCAATTCTCAACCTTCAGATGGTCATAGGCAGCAACACAAGCATAACTTTCAG CAGGAAAACTTTAATGGAAATCATTCCCCTTCAGAAAGAAGGGGCGGTTTGCATGGAGTTCCATGGAGAGACTTTTCTACGGGTGGTTTTGGTCTTGAAAAGGAGGAAACATTGACAGGGAAGATGCCTGGGAGGAATTCTGCTGGGAAGCATGGAGCAGAGTCACTCCGGAAGAGTAAAAGAGCTTCAAAGAAGCGTGTTCTTGATGGAGATTttgacgacgacgacgacgatgaGATACGGTATTTGGAGAAGCTTAGAACTTCGAAGGCTTATGCAGGGTACCGTGATGATGGTGAAGAACCAAGCAAGAAGCAGCGGAAACTGTCCAGCATTTCTAGTATGGAGAATTACGGTGCATCAAAGCATAAGGTAAGATCAGATATGGCTTCTGATGACAAAGAttatgaggaagaagaagagtcGGTATCTGACGGTGATGCTGATGGTAATCATAAGAAGCAGAGGAAGGAATCCATCGACACATTGATGGAGGGTAAGAGAGAAATTACTCTTACCACACGTCAGAGAGCTCTTCAGTCTAGCAAAGATGCATCATCTGCTCGAGGTGGTAGTTTAATTGAATTTCCGAATGGTTTACCACCTGCTCCACCCAGAA AGCAAAAAGAGAAACTCACTGATGTAGAACAGCAACTCAAGAAGGCAGAAGCTGCTCAGAGACGGAGGATGCAAGTAGAGAAGGCTGCTAGGGAATCTGAG GCTGAGGCAATCAGGAAGATACTCGGTCAAGATTCAAGCCGGAAGAAACGGGAAGATAAAATGAAGAAACGCCAGGAAGAATTAGCTCAG GAGAAGGCTGCAAATGCTCAGAAGCTCTTATCAAACACCATCAGATGGGTCATGGGTCCTTCCGGTACTGTGGTGACCTTTCCAAACGATATGGGATTTCCAAGCATATTTGAATCTCGGCCCTGCAG CTATCCACCCCTGCGTGAAAACTGTGCGGGTCCATCGTGTTCAAATCCGTATAAGTATCGAGATTCGAAGTCGAAGCTTCCTCTTTGCAGTCTTGTGTGTTACAAAGCAATTCAAGAGCAGTTAACAGAAACTACCTGCTAG
- the LOC103492751 gene encoding beta-carotene isomerase D27, chloroplastic isoform X1, with protein MKPLALLLHPPTISSAPLRFNSSKSHLRNRPFILSCSALQSGSIKDGTSSKSEYKPGILDDFFLNVFRSKMVQEVGWDSEKPGYGGLIEVASRLTMTGRTNSETIEASVRILTALFPPLLLKLYRILVSPIAGGKVAAIMVARVTALTCQWLMGTCTVNSIELPDGSSCQSGVFVEKCKYLEESKCIGICINTCKLPTQSFFKDQMGIPLLMEPNFNDYSCQFKFGVLPPLPEEDSILKEPCLEICPNATRRREVSGKMSAAQCPKA; from the exons ATGAAGCCACTggctcttcttcttcatccacCAACCATCTCTTCAGCTCCTCTTCGCTTCAACTCCTCCAAATCCCACCTTCGAAATCGTCCCTTTATCCTCTCCTGTTCCGCACTTCAATCTGGATCG ATAAAGGATGGGACATCTTCGAAGTCTGAGTACAAGCCTGGAATTCTCGACGACTTCTTCCTCAACGTCTTCCGGAGCAAAATGGTTCAG GAGGTGGGCTGGGATTCTGAGAAACCTGGATATGGTGGACTAATTGAAGTCGCTAGCAGGCTCACAATGACGGGCAGAACCAATTCTGAGACCATAGAAGCGTCG GTTCGGATTTTAACAGCTTTGTTTCCTCCTCTTCTGTTGAAACTTTATCGAATTTTGGTATCGCCTATAGCTGGTGGGAAAGTGGCTGCCATTATGGTCG CGAGGGTGACGGCGTTGACTTGTCAATGGCTTATGGGAACGTGCACAGTAAATTCAATTGAATTACCTGATGGATCGTCTTGCCAAAGTGGG GTCTTCGTTGAAAAGTGTAAGTACTTGGAAGAAAGCAAATGCATAGGAATTTGTATAAACACCTGCAAGCTTCCGACTCAG AGTTTCTTCAAGGATCAGATGGGAATCCCTCTATTAATGGAGCCAAACTTCAATGATTATAGTTGTCAG TTTAAATTTGGCGTTCTTCCTCCTCTGCCTGAAGAAGACAGCATTCTCAAAGAGCCTTGCTTGGAGATATGTCCTAATGCCACAAGAAGAAGAGAAGTTTCAGGGAAGATGAGTGCAGCACAGTGTCCAAAAGCATAG
- the LOC103492751 gene encoding beta-carotene isomerase D27, chloroplastic isoform X2 produces the protein MKPLALLLHPPTISSAPLRFNSSKSHLRNRPFILSCSALQSGSIKDGTSSKSEYKPGILDDFFLNVFRSKMVQEVGWDSEKPGYGGLIEVASRLTMTGRTNSETIEASVRILTALFPPLLLKLYRILVSPIAGGKVAAIMVARVTALTCQWLMGTCTVNSIELPDGSSCQSGVFVEKCKYLEESKCIGICINTCKLPTQSFFKDQMGIPLLMEPNFNDYSCQKTAFSKSLAWRYVLMPQEEEKFQGR, from the exons ATGAAGCCACTggctcttcttcttcatccacCAACCATCTCTTCAGCTCCTCTTCGCTTCAACTCCTCCAAATCCCACCTTCGAAATCGTCCCTTTATCCTCTCCTGTTCCGCACTTCAATCTGGATCG ATAAAGGATGGGACATCTTCGAAGTCTGAGTACAAGCCTGGAATTCTCGACGACTTCTTCCTCAACGTCTTCCGGAGCAAAATGGTTCAG GAGGTGGGCTGGGATTCTGAGAAACCTGGATATGGTGGACTAATTGAAGTCGCTAGCAGGCTCACAATGACGGGCAGAACCAATTCTGAGACCATAGAAGCGTCG GTTCGGATTTTAACAGCTTTGTTTCCTCCTCTTCTGTTGAAACTTTATCGAATTTTGGTATCGCCTATAGCTGGTGGGAAAGTGGCTGCCATTATGGTCG CGAGGGTGACGGCGTTGACTTGTCAATGGCTTATGGGAACGTGCACAGTAAATTCAATTGAATTACCTGATGGATCGTCTTGCCAAAGTGGG GTCTTCGTTGAAAAGTGTAAGTACTTGGAAGAAAGCAAATGCATAGGAATTTGTATAAACACCTGCAAGCTTCCGACTCAG AGTTTCTTCAAGGATCAGATGGGAATCCCTCTATTAATGGAGCCAAACTTCAATGATTATAGTTGTCAG AAGACAGCATTCTCAAAGAGCCTTGCTTGGAGATATGTCCTAATGCCACAAGAAGAAGAGAAGTTTCAGGGAAGATGA
- the LOC103492750 gene encoding peptidyl-prolyl cis-trans isomerase CYP21-4, giving the protein MAKMKPQALLQQSKKKKGPSRISLTTILTCSLIVALFVFFLHTSYRHWSHRSKLQLENGFSGSETEASLMDAKKSDLPGYAVFSTSKGTIVVELYKESAPEVVDEFIDLCQKNRFSGMLFHHVIKHYSIQVGNSQDLGVAEDWILGGKHHSQPDASLKHDAFLVGTPRGKPKNKGFEIFITTAPIPDLSEKLIIFGQVIKGEHVVQEIEEVDTDEHYRPKSTIKINNITLRMKI; this is encoded by the exons ATGGCAAAGATGAAGCCGCAAGCTTTGCTTCAACAaagcaaaaagaagaaagggCCTTCGCGGATTAGTCTTACAACAATTCTCACGTGCAGCTTGATTGTTGCTTTGTTTGTGTTTTTCCTGCATACCTCATACAGACATTGGTCTCATAG GTCAAAATTACAATTAGAGAATGGGTTTTCTGGTTCTGAG ACTGAAGCCTCTCTGATGGATGCAAAAAAGTCAGATCTACCTGGATATGCT GTTTTCAGTACTTCAAAGGGCACAATAGTTGTGGAACTTTACAAAGAAAGTGCCCCTGAAGTCGTTGATGAGTTTATTGATTTATG TCAAAAGAATCGTTTTAGTGGAATGCTGTTTCATCATGTGATAAAACACTATTCAATTCAAGTGGGCAATAGCCAAGATCTTGGGGTCGCAGAAGATTGGATTCTGGGAGGAAAGCATCATAGTCAGCCTGATGCAAG TTTAAAACACGACGCCTTTTTAGTCGGCACACCAAGGGGGAAACCTAAGAACAAAGGATTTGAGATTTTCATTACAACTGCACCAATTCCAGATCTTAGTGAGAAGCTGATCATCTTCGGGCAAGTAATCAAGGGCGAACACGTTGTACAG GAGATTGAGGAGGTGGACACAGACGAGCATTATCGACCTAAATCTACAATCAAAATAAACAACATAACCCTGAGAATGAAAATATGA